The proteins below are encoded in one region of Sminthopsis crassicaudata isolate SCR6 chromosome 1, ASM4859323v1, whole genome shotgun sequence:
- the LOC141551993 gene encoding olfactory receptor 1f45-like, whose product MEEGNQSGISEFILLGLSDEPEQQRLLFFLFLLMYLITGLGNLLIILATTSDPRLHTPMYFFLGNLSLVDICFTSTTIPKMLNNHISKNKTITYVGCLTQVFFFIWFTEIDSVLLATMAYDRYVAICNPLHYSTVMTPRICALMVFVSWFWSFTNALTQTISLTRLSFCGHNEIPHFFCDLSALLKLTCSDTFINDLIVNTMGALTIFLSFIGILVSYGYIFLAVLKISSVSGKQKVFSTCGSHLTVVCLFYGTIIGVYFSPTSTHTAQKDTAAAVMYTVVTPMLNPFIYSLRNKDMKGALRMLLIRKPGLIL is encoded by the coding sequence ATGGAAGAAGGAAATCAGTCTGGAATCTCAGAGTTTATCCTCCTGGGCCTTTCAGATGAGCCAGAACAACAGAGGTTGCTTTTCTTCCTGTTTCTACTTATGTACTTAATCACAGGTCTGGGGAACCTGCTTATCATACTGGCTACTACCTCTGACCCCCGCCTCCACACCCCCATGTACTTCTTCCTAGGCAACTTGTCTCTGGTCGACATATGTTTTACCTCTACCACCATTCCCAAGATGTTAAATAATCACatatccaaaaacaaaacaatcacttATGTTGGGTGCCTGACACAAGTATTCTTCTTCATTTGGTTCACGGAGATTGATAGCGTCCTCCTCGCCACCATGGCTTATGATCGCTATGTAGCTATTTGTAACCCACTACACTACAGCACAGTCATGACTCCAAGGATCTGTGCCCTAATGGTATTTGTATCTTGGTTTTGGTCCTTTACTAATGCCCTGACACAGACCATCTCACTGACACGACTCTCCTTCTGTGGCCACAATgaaattcctcatttcttttgtGACCTTAGTGCCCTTCTAAAGTTGACCTGCTCAGACACCTTCATTAATGACTTGATAGTCAATACGATGGGAGCACTGACAATATTTCTATCCTTCATTGGAATATTAGTTTCCTATGGTTACATTTTCTTAGCTGTATTGAAGATCTCATCTGTGAGTGGGAAACAGAAAGTTTTCTCCACCTGTGGATCTCATCTCACTGTGGTCTGTCTCTTCTATGGGACAATCATTGGAGTGTACTTCAGTCCTACTTCTACCCACACAGCCCAGAAAGATACAGCAGCAGCTGTAATGTATACTGTGGTCACCCCCATGCTGAACCCTTTCATTTATAGCTTAAGGAACAAGGACATGAAGGGAGCTTTGAGGATGCTCCTTATCAGGAAACCAGGATTAATTCTATGA
- the LOC141552000 gene encoding olfactory receptor 1f45-like, translating to MERRNQTSISEFILLGLSNKPEQERLIFFLFLVMYLITVLWNLLIILAIRTDSYLHTPMYFFLSNLSLIDICFTSSTVPKMLVNYLSGNKAITYTRCLTQIFFFLLFGGTDSVILASMAYDRYVAICAPLHYTMIMTQKVCASLVAVCWTWACIDALIHTASLTRLSFCGHNEIHHFFCELSVVIRLACSDTLLNDLMVYTIGGLTTVMPFIGILISYTRIFIAVLKIPSAHGKKKAFNTCGSHLAVVCLFYGTIIEVYFNPTSTHTAQKDTTSTVMFTIVTPMLNPFIYSLRNNDMKRALRMLFSRKPGLSL from the coding sequence atggaaagaagaaatcaaacaaGCATCTCTGAGTTCATCCTCCTGGGCCTTTCAAACAAGCCTGAACAGGAGAGGcttatatttttcctattcctGGTCATGTATCTGATCACAGTGCTATGGAATTTGCTCATCATTCTGGCCATTAGAACTGACTCCTACCTCCATACCCCCATGTACTTCTTCCTCAGCAATTTGTCCCTCATTGACATCTGCTTCACATCCAGCACTGTCCCAAAGATGTTGGTTAACTATCTATCTGGAAATAAAGCAATTACTTATACCAGGTGTCtgacacaaatatttttcttcctcttatttgGAGGAACAGATAGTGTCATCCTTGCTTCCATGGCCTATGATCGTTATGTGGCTATCTGTGCCCCACTACACTATACTATGATCATGACCCAAAAAGTCTGTGCCTCTCTAGTAGCAGTGTGCTGGACCTGGGCCTGTATTGATGCCCTGATTCATACAGCCTCCCTGACCCGACTTTCATTCTGTGGCCACAATGAAATACATCATTTTTTCTGTGAACTCAGTGTGGTCATAAGGTTGGCCTGCTCAGATACCTTGCTCAATGACTTGATGGTCTACACAATAGGAGGACTGACAACTGTCATGCCCTTTATTGGCATCCTCATCTCCTACACTCGTATTTTCATTGCAGTACTGAAGATCCCATCAGCTCATGGGAAAAAGAAAGCTTTCAATACTTGTGGGTCCCACCTTGCTGTGGTCTGTCTCTTCTATGGAACAATAATTGAAGTTTACTTCAACCCCACATCCACCCATACTGCCCAAAAAGACACAACATCAACTGTGATGTTCACTATAGTCACCCCCATGCTGAATCCTTTCATCTACAGCCTAAGGAACAATGATATGAAAAGAGCCCTGAGGATGCTTTTCAGCAGAAAACCAGGTCTCTCCCTATGA